A window of the Butyricimonas virosa genome harbors these coding sequences:
- a CDS encoding prolyl oligopeptidase family serine peptidase — MKRILFLLWGLLVFYQVGAQNRKIAFEKTTLREALNKASSERKLTFVDCYTEYCGPCKTMDALVFTLDSVADFFNSTFVNVKLDMLSEDGKQYADTYKIGAYPSFLLLDHEGKIVYKFVGGKTADVFMAEIRKGMRPDNRVARMNETYASGKYSNDFLREYVQLKLQLLERKECLRLGKEYFDRLTPRERVKAENWFLFEDRVLGGVNSANMRYLLEHWQEFVKEYGEEKVFDRITSLYRDMTEWVLQGWYFNDFERKPEDFVYYKQRIAAIPVHFQRDYLIMMDVNKAICEGDKATARKLLEDHIADFDKKNQQVMFGGMSLFPLREGKYDPQLLNIARKVVQSDGLTNLVNYFKSILSPEEVYTGEKYDVQNLKDKIGSTMIVPFFHPTKPLFWYVWDDGSGKRVYYAYDARMGKRELYDQEVIDSLVRDMFPGQEGSVYYSPEFEGDELLAKLQVRGKTFVYDARKRVLLPSEPKKYPEVRPYGVSPDLKYELITREHDLWLEDKDQKKQVQLTFDGEDDYEFEIPDIEWLTEDGTFYITRKDERDIRTFPLVYSLREPQPVVSEYKYELPGDTLVARQELFVGNVRTGDFKKVDVERWRGQLLEVLKVADVHDRVFFIRKKGTRDEFELCSADAKTGEVKVILHEVSKPYLNEELFSCRVVNGGKDIFLWSDRSGWGHYYHYSGEGKLLNAVTSGEWTAGRIMKIDTEKKQIYLYGYGKEKGRNPNYTFAYRVGFNGKKITLLTPENATHGVFIHLPGNLIVDNFSRIDTVPRISVRDGNGRLLTVLEEADVSKLLEYGWKFPEQFTVKAADGKTDLYGIMWKPYDFDPSKKYPIVSQVYPGPQTETVWTDFTVLDRYNNTALAQRGIIVVCFGHRGGSPFRDKAYATYGYGNLRDYALADDKYGIEQLGREYAFIDTNRVGIFGHSGGGMMAFAAICTYPDFYKVAVASSGNHDNRIYNRTWGETYQGIGDDHKFTVKTNQELAKYLKGHLLLVTGEVDNNVHPANTFRVANELILQGKDFDLLVLPGQGHGYDGPYKAYFEKKKRDYFTKYLLNK; from the coding sequence ATGAAAAGGATTTTGTTTTTGCTTTGGGGATTACTGGTATTTTACCAGGTTGGAGCGCAGAACCGGAAAATAGCATTTGAGAAGACAACTTTGCGAGAAGCCTTGAATAAGGCCTCTTCCGAGAGGAAATTGACATTCGTGGACTGTTACACGGAATATTGCGGACCTTGCAAGACGATGGATGCGTTAGTATTCACGTTGGATAGTGTTGCCGATTTCTTTAATTCCACGTTCGTGAACGTGAAGTTGGATATGTTGTCCGAGGATGGCAAGCAATACGCGGATACGTATAAAATCGGGGCATACCCGTCGTTCCTGTTGTTGGATCACGAGGGAAAGATCGTGTACAAGTTTGTCGGGGGCAAAACGGCGGACGTGTTCATGGCGGAGATCAGGAAAGGGATGAGGCCGGATAACCGGGTAGCCCGGATGAACGAGACTTATGCTTCGGGGAAGTATTCCAACGATTTTCTGCGGGAATACGTTCAGTTGAAGTTGCAGTTGCTCGAACGAAAGGAGTGTCTCCGGCTTGGAAAAGAGTATTTTGACCGGCTCACGCCCCGGGAGCGGGTGAAGGCTGAGAACTGGTTTTTGTTCGAGGATCGGGTTCTGGGTGGTGTTAATAGCGCAAACATGCGTTATTTGTTGGAGCATTGGCAAGAGTTTGTAAAAGAGTACGGGGAGGAAAAGGTGTTTGACCGGATTACTTCGCTTTACAGGGATATGACGGAATGGGTGTTGCAAGGTTGGTATTTCAATGATTTCGAACGTAAGCCGGAAGATTTTGTGTATTATAAACAAAGAATAGCGGCAATCCCGGTTCATTTTCAGCGGGATTACCTGATCATGATGGACGTGAACAAGGCTATTTGCGAGGGGGATAAGGCAACGGCCCGGAAACTTCTGGAAGATCATATCGCTGATTTTGACAAGAAAAATCAACAAGTGATGTTCGGGGGGATGTCTTTATTCCCGTTGCGTGAGGGAAAGTATGATCCGCAATTATTAAATATTGCCCGTAAAGTGGTGCAAAGTGACGGGTTGACGAACTTGGTGAATTATTTTAAGTCGATTTTGAGCCCGGAAGAGGTGTACACGGGCGAAAAGTATGACGTGCAGAATTTGAAGGATAAAATTGGTTCCACGATGATCGTTCCCTTTTTTCACCCGACAAAACCGTTATTCTGGTACGTGTGGGATGACGGTTCCGGGAAACGGGTTTATTATGCCTATGATGCCCGGATGGGGAAACGGGAATTGTATGATCAGGAAGTTATTGATAGCTTGGTGCGGGATATGTTTCCGGGACAAGAGGGGAGTGTTTACTATTCTCCGGAATTTGAAGGAGATGAATTGTTAGCTAAATTGCAGGTTCGGGGAAAGACGTTCGTGTATGATGCCCGAAAACGAGTGTTATTACCTTCCGAACCCAAGAAATACCCGGAAGTGCGTCCGTATGGGGTATCTCCGGATTTAAAGTACGAGTTGATCACGAGAGAACATGATCTGTGGTTGGAGGATAAAGATCAGAAGAAACAGGTACAACTTACTTTTGACGGGGAGGACGATTATGAATTTGAAATTCCGGATATCGAGTGGTTGACGGAAGACGGGACTTTTTACATCACGAGAAAAGATGAACGGGATATAAGGACTTTTCCCCTGGTGTATTCTCTTCGGGAACCGCAACCTGTTGTTTCCGAGTATAAATACGAATTACCGGGAGATACGCTTGTAGCGAGGCAGGAGTTGTTTGTCGGTAATGTCAGAACGGGTGATTTTAAAAAGGTCGACGTGGAACGGTGGCGGGGGCAGTTGCTGGAAGTGCTGAAAGTTGCCGATGTGCATGATCGGGTATTTTTTATTCGCAAGAAGGGAACGCGGGATGAGTTTGAGTTGTGTTCCGCGGATGCGAAGACGGGGGAAGTGAAAGTGATACTACACGAGGTTAGTAAACCGTATCTGAATGAAGAGTTATTCAGTTGTCGGGTGGTGAACGGGGGGAAAGATATTTTCCTGTGGTCGGATCGTTCCGGTTGGGGACATTATTATCATTATTCCGGTGAAGGGAAGTTGTTGAACGCGGTTACTTCGGGAGAGTGGACGGCTGGGAGAATCATGAAGATCGACACGGAGAAGAAACAGATCTACCTGTATGGATACGGCAAAGAGAAAGGGCGTAATCCGAATTATACTTTCGCGTATCGTGTCGGTTTCAACGGGAAGAAAATAACCCTGTTGACACCGGAAAATGCGACTCACGGGGTGTTTATTCATTTGCCCGGGAATCTGATTGTTGATAATTTTTCCCGGATAGACACGGTACCGCGCATCTCCGTGCGGGACGGTAACGGACGTTTGTTGACGGTGCTGGAAGAGGCGGATGTTTCCAAGCTGTTGGAATACGGGTGGAAGTTCCCGGAACAGTTTACCGTGAAGGCTGCCGACGGGAAGACGGATTTGTACGGGATCATGTGGAAACCTTATGATTTTGATCCCTCGAAGAAATACCCGATCGTGTCGCAGGTGTACCCCGGGCCACAGACAGAAACCGTGTGGACGGACTTTACGGTGCTGGATCGTTATAATAACACGGCTTTGGCTCAACGGGGTATTATCGTGGTTTGTTTCGGACACCGGGGTGGTTCGCCTTTCCGGGATAAAGCGTACGCCACGTACGGGTATGGAAATTTGAGGGATTACGCTCTGGCGGATGACAAGTACGGCATCGAGCAGTTGGGACGAGAATACGCGTTTATTGACACGAATCGGGTAGGTATTTTCGGTCACTCCGGGGGTGGTATGATGGCTTTTGCCGCTATTTGTACTTACCCGGATTTTTATAAGGTTGCCGTGGCTTCTTCCGGGAATCATGATAACCGTATCTATAACCGGACGTGGGGAGAGACTTACCAGGGGATAGGCGATGATCATAAATTTACCGTTAAAACGAATCAGGAGTTGGCGAAATATCTGAAAGGGCATTTACTCTTGGTTACGGGTGAGGTGGATAACAACGTGCATCCGGCTAACACGTTCCGGGTGGCGAATGAATTGATCCTGCAAGGGAAGGACTTCGATTTGCTGGTGTTGCCGGGGCAAGGACATGGGTATGATGGCCCTTATAAGGCCTATTTTGAAAAGAAGAAGAGGGATTATTTCACGAAATACTTGTTGAATAAATAA
- a CDS encoding MutS-related protein, translating into MIFPIFVIYLCTMDKAETILNMFKVAEKEAFQLLYSSYYETLVLFANQIIDDSQAAEDIVQDCLVKFWISKRYRTLESGLDKYIFQAVKFSSLNYVRGDNMGYSHYYAEVLRVKQVAEEVAKGKNLVVVFDELFKGTNVKDAYDATVSVTEAFSMNRNCTFIISTHIIEAGHALRERLDNLHFVFVPTLMKGNVPTYPYRLEEGITDDRHGMLIINNERILEMLE; encoded by the coding sequence ATGATTTTTCCTATATTTGTGATCTATTTATGCACGATGGATAAAGCGGAAACAATATTGAATATGTTTAAGGTTGCGGAAAAGGAGGCTTTTCAGTTACTTTATAGCTCGTATTATGAGACGTTGGTGCTTTTTGCCAATCAGATTATAGATGATTCGCAAGCGGCAGAGGATATCGTGCAGGATTGTCTGGTGAAGTTCTGGATTTCCAAGCGATACAGAACGTTAGAGTCCGGTCTGGATAAATATATATTTCAGGCGGTAAAGTTTTCTTCCTTGAATTACGTGAGAGGGGACAATATGGGATATAGTCATTATTACGCTGAGGTGTTACGGGTGAAACAGGTGGCAGAAGAGGTGGCTAAGGGGAAGAATTTGGTTGTCGTTTTTGACGAACTGTTCAAGGGTACGAATGTCAAAGACGCTTATGATGCGACCGTATCGGTAACCGAGGCGTTCTCCATGAACCGGAATTGTACGTTTATCATCTCCACTCATATCATTGAGGCGGGGCATGCTTTGCGGGAGCGCCTTGATAATTTGCATTTTGTTTTTGTACCGACCTTGATGAAAGGAAACGTACCTACTTATCCCTATCGACTTGAAGAAGGAATTACGGATGATCGTCATGGTATGCTGATCATCAATAACGAGCGGATCCTTGAAATGTTGGAATAG
- a CDS encoding TIGR03905 family TSCPD domain-containing protein: protein MARKEITYIPSAEVCSKEIHIVLEDEVIEEVGFKKGCAGNTQGVAALLKGMKREEAIRRLRGICCGKKSTSCPDQLAQALENMV, encoded by the coding sequence ATGGCAAGAAAAGAAATTACATATATCCCTTCGGCAGAGGTTTGCTCGAAAGAGATTCATATTGTGTTGGAAGACGAGGTGATTGAGGAAGTCGGTTTTAAGAAAGGATGTGCCGGGAATACACAAGGAGTGGCAGCCTTGTTGAAAGGAATGAAAAGGGAAGAAGCTATCCGCCGATTGCGGGGAATCTGTTGTGGGAAAAAGTCAACTTCTTGTCCCGATCAGTTGGCTCAAGCGTTGGAAAATATGGTGTAA
- a CDS encoding DNA cytosine methyltransferase translates to MAPKTIRVLSLFSGCGGMDLGLEGGFSIHRGCINEKSNPDFIEKQGQGNLVKLRSTRFQLVFANDILKEARVAWTRYFAKYGYKPDVYREESIVDLVKRHKAGEKIFPEGIDVVTGGFPCQDFSVAGKRNGFNSHKDHKGKIIEGDIASEETRGKLYMWMKEVIEITKPKLFIAENVKGLVNLSNVKEIIQQDFSRADEDGYIVLEPRVLHAADYGVPQSRERVIFIGIRKSALIPAAREALTRDVIPDEYVPYPSPSHAYHIKNKGFMEPQTVGGMFTGLKEPEESNDFSQKVYSKAKFMGTHCQGQTEVDVNGIGPTIRAEHHGNIEYRRLSKEHGGVIDRELDKGLKERRLTPRECALIQTFPLDYEFVIPREDNKQRYILSPSAAYKIIGNAVPPLLAYHIGKRIENLWNLYFGTDEVII, encoded by the coding sequence ATGGCACCTAAAACGATTCGGGTATTATCTTTATTTTCAGGTTGTGGTGGAATGGATTTAGGATTGGAAGGAGGTTTCTCTATCCATAGGGGGTGTATTAATGAAAAAAGTAATCCTGATTTTATTGAAAAGCAAGGACAAGGTAATTTGGTAAAATTACGTTCTACTCGTTTTCAACTTGTTTTTGCCAATGATATTTTGAAAGAGGCTCGGGTGGCTTGGACTCGTTATTTCGCGAAGTACGGCTATAAACCGGATGTTTACCGGGAAGAGAGTATCGTGGATCTTGTGAAACGTCATAAAGCGGGAGAGAAGATTTTTCCGGAGGGTATAGATGTGGTTACAGGAGGTTTCCCATGTCAAGATTTCAGCGTTGCGGGGAAACGTAATGGATTCAATTCTCATAAAGATCACAAGGGAAAAATTATTGAAGGGGATATTGCCTCGGAGGAAACCCGTGGTAAGTTATATATGTGGATGAAAGAGGTGATTGAAATCACGAAACCCAAATTATTTATTGCCGAAAACGTGAAAGGATTGGTAAATCTTTCTAATGTGAAGGAAATTATTCAACAAGATTTTTCCCGGGCAGATGAAGACGGGTATATCGTGCTGGAGCCTCGTGTACTGCATGCTGCGGATTATGGTGTTCCCCAATCCCGGGAACGAGTGATTTTTATCGGTATTCGTAAATCAGCTTTAATCCCCGCGGCCCGTGAGGCATTGACACGTGATGTTATTCCTGATGAGTACGTGCCTTACCCGTCTCCCAGTCATGCATATCATATTAAGAATAAGGGATTTATGGAACCTCAAACGGTGGGAGGGATGTTTACCGGGTTGAAAGAACCGGAAGAGAGCAACGATTTCTCGCAAAAGGTTTATTCTAAAGCCAAGTTCATGGGTACGCATTGTCAGGGGCAAACCGAAGTGGATGTAAACGGGATCGGACCGACAATTCGTGCCGAGCATCATGGTAATATAGAATATCGGCGACTGTCCAAAGAGCATGGTGGTGTTATTGACCGAGAATTGGACAAGGGGTTAAAAGAGCGTCGTTTAACGCCGCGGGAATGTGCGTTGATACAAACGTTTCCTCTTGATTATGAATTTGTGATTCCTCGGGAGGACAATAAGCAGAGATATATTTTAAGTCCTTCGGCAGCCTATAAGATTATAGGAAATGCCGTTCCGCCTTTATTGGCTTACCATATCGGAAAACGAATTGAGAATTTGTGGAATCTTTATTTTGGAACTGATGAAGTCATTATTTAA
- a CDS encoding GNAT family N-acetyltransferase, with product MITTYSINYRTQLCEFFSRIIESHKAYISHGELQMGIALDGNELAPNYKEMWLKYLDRQVENPDNTLLLYLDDRTIIGFVLFGITNDGASPYGVIFDLSVDPAYRGKHIGQELLQRATESFRANGIQDCYLESGVNNHSAHRFFEHHGFKQVSDIFRLKL from the coding sequence ATGATAACAACATATTCCATCAATTATAGAACACAACTTTGCGAATTTTTTTCCCGTATCATAGAGTCTCACAAAGCCTATATTTCCCACGGGGAACTGCAAATGGGCATCGCTCTTGACGGCAATGAACTCGCCCCGAATTACAAAGAAATGTGGCTGAAATATCTCGACCGACAAGTGGAAAACCCGGATAATACCCTCCTGCTCTACCTAGACGATAGAACTATCATCGGTTTTGTATTATTCGGTATCACGAATGATGGAGCCTCTCCTTACGGGGTCATTTTTGACCTCAGCGTGGATCCGGCTTATCGAGGCAAACACATCGGGCAGGAGTTACTGCAAAGAGCAACAGAGAGTTTCCGGGCAAATGGAATACAGGATTGTTATCTCGAATCGGGAGTCAATAACCATTCGGCCCACCGTTTCTTTGAACATCACGGCTTTAAACAAGTATCCGACATTTTCCGATTAAAACTATAG
- a CDS encoding Crp/Fnr family transcriptional regulator translates to MEVFIKKIREAYPLSDETVRLLLGHTERVVLPKGELLMREGTVAKYTYFIIKGFARGFFHKEDRDITIWFASEGMSLLSMNGYMFSTAGYENVELLEECDLLKISNETLNCLFDSNIELANWGRRMSDGIILKFEKLFMERYFMSASERYHLLVEREPEILKKVPLRHIASFLGISQVSLSRIRAGIQ, encoded by the coding sequence ATGGAGGTTTTTATCAAAAAAATAAGGGAGGCTTACCCGTTATCGGATGAAACCGTTCGTTTGTTGCTCGGTCACACGGAACGAGTTGTTCTTCCTAAAGGAGAACTGTTGATGCGGGAAGGAACAGTTGCAAAATATACCTATTTTATTATCAAAGGATTTGCACGTGGATTTTTTCACAAGGAGGATAGGGATATTACGATTTGGTTCGCTTCCGAGGGAATGTCCCTTTTATCCATGAACGGATATATGTTTTCAACTGCCGGATACGAGAACGTGGAATTGCTGGAAGAATGTGATCTGTTGAAAATATCAAATGAAACGTTGAATTGTTTATTTGATTCCAATATCGAATTGGCGAATTGGGGACGACGGATGTCTGACGGGATTATATTGAAATTCGAAAAATTATTTATGGAACGCTATTTTATGTCAGCCTCGGAGCGTTATCATTTATTGGTTGAGCGGGAACCGGAGATTCTAAAGAAGGTTCCGCTTCGCCATATAGCATCATTTTTAGGTATTTCGCAGGTATCGTTAAGTAGGATCAGGGCGGGAATTCAGTAA
- a CDS encoding EamA family transporter has translation MRQLKGVLLAMISSSTFGLIPLFALPAMKEGVGLDSVLFYRFAISAVVVGVYLLLRRTDLRVTLKEFGTMFLLGGAYASTSLFLTASYLYIPSGVATTIHFLYPVLVTAIMIVFFKDKISLSVIIATVLAIGGVYLLSSGEGQGRISLKGLFMVLSTVVTYAIYIVGVNKSCIRHMEGLKMTFYMLFCCTIIFGVNILVKGQGLDMMPSANAVVHIFLLSLIPTLVSDLTLILAIQHVGSTTAAILGCMEPLTAVSMGVLFLEERFGIGQILGVVIVLVAVFIVILSSQPGHFSMKRLIPSFIKIRR, from the coding sequence ATGAGGCAGTTGAAAGGTGTACTATTAGCAATGATTTCATCATCCACGTTTGGATTGATCCCCTTGTTTGCTCTTCCGGCCATGAAGGAGGGCGTGGGGTTGGATTCCGTGTTATTTTATCGTTTTGCTATTTCCGCGGTGGTCGTGGGAGTTTATTTGCTATTACGGCGTACGGATCTTCGGGTTACTTTAAAGGAGTTTGGAACAATGTTTCTGTTAGGAGGAGCGTATGCTTCTACCTCGCTTTTCCTAACAGCATCTTACCTGTACATTCCCAGCGGAGTGGCCACGACGATTCATTTCCTTTACCCGGTGTTGGTTACTGCCATCATGATTGTTTTCTTTAAAGATAAAATATCACTCTCCGTGATCATTGCAACGGTGCTGGCTATTGGAGGAGTCTATTTGTTGAGTAGTGGCGAGGGGCAGGGACGGATCAGTTTAAAAGGACTTTTCATGGTACTGTCGACCGTCGTTACTTACGCGATATATATCGTTGGGGTAAATAAGTCCTGTATACGGCACATGGAAGGGTTGAAGATGACTTTTTACATGTTGTTCTGTTGCACGATTATTTTCGGAGTGAATATTTTGGTAAAAGGGCAGGGGTTGGATATGATGCCTAGCGCGAATGCCGTGGTGCATATCTTTTTGTTATCTTTAATTCCAACTCTTGTATCCGATTTAACGTTAATATTGGCAATACAGCACGTGGGTTCAACCACGGCTGCCATTCTGGGATGCATGGAACCCCTGACGGCAGTGAGTATGGGGGTTTTGTTTTTAGAGGAACGTTTTGGAATAGGGCAAATACTAGGAGTTGTTATCGTGCTGGTTGCCGTGTTTATCGTGATCCTGTCCAGTCAGCCGGGACATTTTTCCATGAAACGTTTGATCCCGTCATTTATAAAGATAAGAAGATAA
- a CDS encoding GNAT family N-acetyltransferase has product MVNLIRITEPTDIRLQKLLSLYEEAFPEEERRNAKQLKRLISEKPEMYFNAIETNGVLSGLFIYWDMRDFYYLEHLAVFTPMRNLKIGQQVLDYIAEHLDGMRLLEVEPTTDEMTTRRVNYYRRNGYEILDKTYMQPSYDEDIEVGNLWIMGNRKSGRLQEFIERIKQVVYRENR; this is encoded by the coding sequence ATGGTGAATTTGATTAGAATAACAGAGCCGACAGATATTCGTTTACAGAAACTTCTTTCCCTTTATGAGGAGGCTTTCCCGGAGGAGGAGAGACGCAATGCCAAGCAATTGAAACGGTTGATAAGCGAGAAACCGGAAATGTATTTTAATGCTATCGAGACGAACGGTGTTTTGTCCGGTTTGTTTATCTACTGGGATATGCGGGATTTTTACTACCTCGAACATTTAGCCGTTTTCACCCCGATGCGCAATTTGAAAATCGGACAACAGGTGTTGGACTATATAGCAGAACATTTAGACGGTATGCGATTGTTGGAAGTGGAACCGACCACGGATGAGATGACTACTCGTAGGGTAAATTATTATCGTCGAAACGGGTATGAGATTCTCGATAAAACTTACATGCAACCTTCTTACGATGAAGATATTGAGGTCGGTAACCTTTGGATCATGGGTAACCGGAAGTCTGGTCGTTTACAGGAGTTTATCGAGCGGATAAAGCAGGTGGTTTACCGGGAAAATCGATAA